A window from Mesorhizobium sp. WSM2240 encodes these proteins:
- a CDS encoding Zn-dependent hydrolase, whose amino-acid sequence MPSHQLAIDTHRLRRLLDGINGFGFNPDTGGHNRIGYCEADMAVREWFLAQMRSAGLVARRDGVANLFGRFGPVDGPCIMAGSHLDTVPEGGAFDGALGVAVALECVLAMRDAGLSPTLGIEVVATAEEEGRFGGMLGSQAISGAVSAEWLSQAADADGVRLTDAMAAQGLDAMDALQAVRTDISAFLELHVEQGPVLESRSVPIGVAHSVSGVCNLRVRFEGEANHSGTTPMNLRADAFAGLARVGSAIPDIIAARGGENSRITIGKADLRPNFIHTIPGEAEFVVNIRDIDDAAIDALVIAVRHEVEAAARANGLQVEIQEQSRMVPVQLDLGLAAMLHEEAHKLGLEALAMPSGAGHDAQTMQALCPSALIFVPSRGGISHSPREWTDWSDIEKGANLMLSALVKLSGAAG is encoded by the coding sequence ATGCCTTCTCATCAACTCGCCATCGACACACACCGCCTGCGCCGGCTGCTGGACGGCATCAACGGCTTCGGCTTCAATCCAGATACGGGTGGACACAACCGGATCGGCTATTGCGAAGCCGACATGGCGGTGCGGGAATGGTTCCTGGCCCAGATGCGGTCAGCCGGGCTGGTCGCACGCCGCGACGGCGTGGCCAACCTGTTCGGCCGCTTCGGCCCTGTGGACGGACCCTGCATCATGGCTGGGTCGCATCTCGACACGGTGCCGGAAGGCGGCGCATTCGACGGGGCGCTGGGGGTCGCCGTCGCGCTGGAATGCGTTCTGGCGATGCGCGACGCCGGCCTTTCTCCAACGCTCGGAATAGAGGTTGTCGCTACCGCGGAGGAGGAAGGACGCTTCGGCGGCATGCTGGGCTCTCAGGCTATCAGCGGGGCAGTCAGCGCCGAATGGCTCTCGCAGGCCGCTGATGCGGACGGAGTCAGGCTCACCGATGCCATGGCGGCGCAGGGCCTCGACGCCATGGATGCTCTCCAAGCCGTGCGCACCGATATCAGCGCCTTTCTGGAACTCCATGTAGAGCAGGGCCCGGTTCTGGAGAGCCGCTCAGTTCCCATCGGCGTCGCGCATTCGGTTTCCGGCGTCTGCAACCTCCGCGTCCGTTTCGAAGGCGAAGCCAACCACTCGGGCACGACTCCGATGAATCTTCGCGCAGATGCCTTTGCCGGCCTGGCGAGGGTGGGTTCGGCCATACCGGACATCATAGCCGCTCGTGGAGGTGAGAACTCACGCATCACGATCGGCAAGGCGGACCTGCGGCCAAACTTCATCCATACTATTCCAGGCGAGGCCGAATTCGTCGTCAACATCCGGGATATTGACGACGCCGCCATCGATGCCCTCGTGATCGCCGTCAGGCACGAAGTCGAGGCAGCCGCCCGCGCAAATGGCCTGCAGGTCGAAATTCAGGAACAGAGCCGGATGGTGCCCGTCCAGCTGGACCTGGGGCTTGCCGCGATGCTGCATGAGGAGGCGCACAAGCTCGGCCTGGAGGCATTGGCGATGCCGTCGGGAGCCGGACATGACGCGCAGACGATGCAGGCCCTCTGCCCCTCGGCCCTGATTTTCGTCCCTAGCCGCGGCGGGATAAGTCATTCGCCGCGCGAATGGACGGATTGGAGCGATATCGAGAAGGGCGCGAACCTGATGCTGTCGGCGCTGGTCAAGCTAAGCGGCGCTGCCGGTTGA
- a CDS encoding MarR family transcriptional regulator, giving the protein MKPEILSPNPATAMSPEETRTLLKSIRRIVRANDLQSRALAKSTGLTGPQLVILMAVAELGKVTTKALAEHADLSAATVVTVLENLEQREIVERYRSEADRRIVYTRLTPKGLALVSHAPRVFGDDFARRFAGLPAKRRLELVESIAELAQLMSCND; this is encoded by the coding sequence ATGAAACCTGAAATTCTTTCGCCCAACCCGGCAACGGCAATGTCGCCCGAGGAAACGCGCACCCTCCTGAAATCGATCCGCCGCATCGTGCGTGCCAACGATCTGCAGTCGAGGGCGCTGGCGAAATCCACCGGGCTGACGGGGCCGCAATTGGTGATCCTGATGGCGGTCGCAGAACTCGGCAAGGTCACGACCAAGGCCTTGGCTGAACACGCCGATTTAAGCGCGGCAACGGTCGTTACGGTGCTGGAAAATCTGGAGCAGCGGGAGATCGTGGAACGCTACAGGTCGGAAGCCGACCGGCGGATCGTTTATACGCGGCTGACACCGAAAGGCCTGGCGCTTGTCTCTCACGCGCCGCGCGTGTTCGGCGACGATTTCGCTCGCCGTTTTGCCGGTCTACCCGCCAAACGGCGGCTCGAGCTTGTCGAGAGCATAGCCGAGCTGGCTCAACTCATGAGCTGCAATGACTGA
- a CDS encoding N-acetylglutaminylglutamine amidotransferase: MCGICGEVRFDGAAPSVPAILKMMESLAPRGPDGSGIVSHGNAGFGHQRLRIIDLSEKAQQPMIDSALGLTIAFNGCIYNYPELRRELEAKGYDFFSHGDTEVILKAWHAWGETCIDRLHGMFAFVIQERDSGRIVMVRDRFGIKPLYVAQSGKTLRFASTLPALLKAGGIDTSIDRVALHHYMSFHAVVPPPRTMINGVRKLPPATIRIIEKDGRTTDRRYWDPPYTRDAADSRASAEEWRDRVLQALRLAVKRRMVADVPVGVLLSGGVDSSLIVGLLAEMGQTGLMSFSVGFEEAYGEKGDEFVYSDLIAREFGTDHHKIFVPSERLMDALPGTIAAMSEPMVSYDNVGFYLLSQEVSRHIKVVQSGQGADEVFGGYHWYPPLAHTNDVVDDYARVFFDRPHETLKRQLGPDWTDGEDHSRKLVEEELMRPGADTPVDRALRLDANVMLVDDPVKRVDNMTMAWGLEARVPFLDHELVELAARIPFEEKLRDNGKGVLKDVARQVVPHEVIDRKKGYFPVPQLKYIDGPYLEMLRDAMASDRARERGLFRQDYLEQLFAAPAEHITPLRGSELWQAGLLEMWLQTNQI, encoded by the coding sequence ATGTGCGGCATTTGTGGTGAAGTGAGATTTGACGGCGCTGCGCCGTCCGTTCCGGCAATCCTGAAGATGATGGAGTCGCTTGCGCCGAGAGGCCCGGACGGCTCCGGCATCGTCTCGCATGGCAATGCGGGATTCGGGCATCAGCGCCTGCGCATAATCGATCTGTCGGAAAAGGCGCAACAGCCCATGATCGACTCGGCGCTCGGCCTGACGATCGCCTTCAACGGCTGCATCTACAACTATCCGGAGTTGCGGCGCGAGCTGGAGGCGAAAGGCTACGACTTCTTCTCGCATGGCGATACCGAGGTCATCCTGAAAGCCTGGCACGCTTGGGGTGAGACGTGCATCGACCGCTTGCACGGTATGTTCGCCTTCGTCATCCAGGAGCGCGACAGCGGGCGGATCGTGATGGTGCGTGACCGCTTCGGCATCAAACCGCTCTACGTTGCGCAGTCAGGCAAGACGCTGCGTTTTGCCTCCACGCTTCCCGCATTGCTGAAGGCGGGCGGCATCGATACCTCGATCGACCGCGTGGCGCTCCACCACTACATGAGCTTTCACGCCGTGGTGCCGCCGCCGCGCACGATGATCAATGGTGTGCGCAAGCTGCCGCCGGCAACCATTCGCATCATCGAGAAGGACGGCCGCACCACTGATCGGCGCTATTGGGATCCGCCCTATACGCGCGATGCGGCAGACAGCCGCGCCTCCGCCGAAGAATGGCGCGACCGCGTGCTGCAGGCGCTGCGCCTTGCCGTCAAGCGGCGCATGGTGGCTGATGTTCCCGTTGGCGTTTTACTGTCGGGAGGGGTCGATTCCAGCCTCATCGTGGGTCTTCTTGCCGAGATGGGGCAGACCGGGCTGATGAGTTTTTCGGTCGGCTTCGAGGAGGCCTACGGCGAGAAAGGCGACGAATTCGTCTATTCCGACCTCATCGCTCGCGAGTTCGGCACCGATCACCACAAGATCTTCGTGCCTTCGGAGCGCCTGATGGATGCGCTTCCCGGAACGATCGCCGCAATGTCGGAGCCGATGGTCTCGTACGACAATGTCGGCTTCTACCTCCTTTCCCAAGAGGTCTCCAGGCATATCAAGGTTGTCCAGTCGGGACAGGGCGCCGACGAGGTGTTCGGCGGCTATCACTGGTATCCGCCGCTTGCCCATACCAACGACGTGGTCGACGACTACGCCAGGGTCTTCTTCGACCGTCCCCACGAAACCTTGAAGCGCCAGCTCGGGCCGGACTGGACCGACGGCGAGGATCATAGCCGCAAGCTTGTCGAAGAGGAGCTGATGCGTCCGGGCGCTGACACGCCGGTTGACCGTGCTCTTCGGCTCGATGCCAATGTCATGCTCGTCGACGATCCGGTGAAGCGGGTGGACAATATGACGATGGCCTGGGGACTGGAGGCGCGCGTGCCGTTTCTCGACCATGAACTGGTCGAGCTCGCAGCCCGGATTCCGTTCGAGGAAAAGCTCCGGGACAATGGCAAGGGTGTGCTCAAGGACGTTGCCCGGCAGGTCGTTCCGCATGAAGTTATCGACCGCAAGAAGGGGTATTTCCCGGTTCCCCAGCTCAAATATATCGACGGTCCGTATCTTGAGATGCTGCGCGACGCGATGGCATCAGACCGGGCGCGCGAACGCGGCCTGTTCCGCCAAGACTATCTCGAGCAGCTGTTTGCAGCACCGGCGGAGCACATCACCCCGCTTCGCGGATCAGAGCTTTGGCAGGCGGGACTGCTGGAGATGTGGCTTCAGACCAATCAGATCTGA
- the ngg gene encoding N-acetylglutaminylglutamine synthetase encodes MAKKNSGARSEKVLDHRLRRLRVHSMNAPIDEGRDTGKPPRKQVVLDCGWGSLIFAQTFKTNEEIVAALRQERPDRRDIAFYVRDPHVLLSLAPQEAFLDPSHTYRLDLSTYRAGRRSPKGFFIRRLASEADARAVNAIYASRGMVTVSPDFFWANRDSRSLAYFVAEEDATGEIVGTVTGVDHRRLFNDPEQGSSLWCLAVDPQSRYPGIGEMLVRRLAEYMQARGAAHLDLSVLHDNEQAIGLYEKLGFRRIPVFAVKRKNPINEKLFASPLEEYDALNPYARIIVDEARRRGVHAQITDAAGGFFRLSYGGRSIHCRESLSELTSGVAVSICDDKAVTRRLVSAAGLNVPEQITADDGEAVEGFLQKHGSVVVKPARGEQGRGVSVGLTNMPDVRRAVAEAREISNRVLVEACFDGQDLRLVVIDHQVVAAAIRRPPRVVGDGQKDLRELIEQQSRRRAAATGGESNIPIDEEALRCLASAGKTLKTVPDAGEEVLVRKTANLHTGGSIHDVTDVVHPKLVEAACLASQAIDIPVTGIDFMVRSPDGPDYVFIEANERPGLANHEPQPTAERFIDLLFPLSRARRTQDASARMEPA; translated from the coding sequence ATGGCTAAGAAAAACAGCGGCGCGCGAAGCGAAAAGGTTCTGGACCATCGCCTGAGAAGGCTGCGTGTGCATTCCATGAATGCGCCGATCGATGAGGGCCGCGACACTGGCAAGCCGCCGCGCAAGCAGGTCGTGCTGGATTGTGGATGGGGTAGCCTGATTTTTGCCCAGACGTTCAAGACGAACGAGGAGATCGTTGCGGCGCTGCGCCAGGAACGACCCGACAGACGCGACATCGCATTCTACGTACGCGACCCGCATGTGCTGCTGAGTCTTGCGCCGCAGGAGGCGTTCCTCGACCCCTCGCATACATACCGGCTCGACCTCTCGACCTACCGGGCGGGCCGTCGTTCGCCCAAGGGCTTCTTCATCCGGCGGCTTGCCTCGGAAGCGGACGCGAGAGCGGTAAACGCCATCTATGCATCTCGCGGGATGGTGACGGTGTCGCCGGACTTCTTCTGGGCGAACCGGGACAGTCGGTCGCTTGCCTATTTCGTCGCCGAGGAGGACGCCACGGGCGAAATCGTCGGCACCGTGACCGGCGTCGACCATCGCAGGCTGTTCAACGACCCGGAACAGGGCTCCTCGCTCTGGTGCCTCGCCGTCGATCCCCAGTCGCGTTATCCCGGCATCGGCGAGATGCTGGTGCGTCGCCTTGCGGAGTACATGCAGGCACGCGGCGCCGCCCATCTCGACCTTTCCGTACTGCACGACAACGAACAGGCGATAGGCCTTTACGAGAAGCTCGGTTTCCGGCGCATTCCGGTCTTCGCGGTGAAACGCAAGAATCCCATCAACGAAAAGCTGTTCGCGTCCCCGCTGGAGGAATACGATGCGCTGAACCCCTATGCGCGCATCATTGTCGACGAGGCGCGGCGGCGGGGTGTGCATGCACAGATCACTGATGCAGCCGGAGGGTTTTTCCGCCTGTCGTATGGTGGCCGCTCGATTCACTGCCGCGAGAGCCTCTCGGAACTGACCTCGGGCGTCGCTGTGTCGATCTGCGACGACAAGGCGGTAACCCGGCGCCTGGTTTCAGCCGCCGGCCTGAACGTACCCGAGCAGATCACGGCGGACGACGGCGAGGCCGTGGAGGGATTTCTTCAGAAGCACGGAAGCGTGGTCGTCAAGCCTGCGCGCGGCGAGCAAGGGCGCGGGGTCTCGGTCGGCCTGACCAACATGCCGGACGTGAGACGGGCCGTCGCCGAGGCTCGGGAAATAAGCAACCGTGTGCTGGTCGAGGCCTGTTTCGATGGTCAGGACCTGCGGCTGGTCGTCATCGATCATCAGGTCGTCGCCGCAGCGATACGACGGCCGCCTCGTGTGGTCGGGGACGGCCAGAAGGACCTGAGGGAACTCATCGAGCAGCAGTCTCGCCGGCGCGCCGCCGCGACCGGCGGCGAGAGCAACATCCCGATCGACGAGGAGGCGCTGCGCTGCCTCGCCAGCGCCGGCAAAACGCTCAAGACCGTGCCCGACGCCGGCGAAGAGGTACTGGTGCGCAAGACTGCGAACCTTCATACCGGCGGCTCGATCCACGACGTCACCGACGTCGTGCATCCGAAACTGGTTGAGGCGGCGTGCCTCGCCTCCCAAGCGATCGACATTCCGGTCACCGGCATCGATTTCATGGTCAGGTCGCCAGACGGGCCCGACTATGTCTTCATCGAGGCCAACGAGCGGCCGGGGCTCGCCAACCATGAACCTCAGCCGACGGCCGAACGCTTCATTGACCTGCTGTTCCCTCTGTCGCGTGCACGGCGTACACAGGACGCTTCCGCCAGGATGGAACCCGCATGA
- a CDS encoding osmoprotectant NAGGN system M42 family peptidase has translation MNQPSIDVDYLVAQLKALLSIDSPTGYTDNAVRYCSRELERLGLKPELTRRGAIRAVSQGGRREGARAIVSHIDTLGAQVTAIKPNGRLALAPIGHWSARFAEGARVTIYGYENILRGTILPLKASGHTHNEEVDTQPTGWDFVELRIDARTMSAEETTALGIEVGDIVAVDPQPEFLDSGFINSRHLDDKAGVAIMLAAIEALERSHAVAPVDVHWLFTIAEEVGVGASSVIMPDIASLVAVDNGTSAPGQNSSEFGVTICMADQSGPFDYHLTRKLVELCRDNGIDCRKDVFRHYRSDSASALEAGHDIRTALVTFGIDASHGYERIHLDALRSVSELLTRYVTSRVEIASDAEEFSDVRSFTRQPAPNTQPKP, from the coding sequence ATGAACCAACCGAGTATCGATGTCGATTATCTGGTCGCCCAACTAAAGGCGCTGCTGTCGATCGATAGCCCCACGGGTTATACCGACAACGCGGTTCGCTATTGCAGCCGCGAACTGGAGCGGCTGGGGCTGAAGCCGGAACTGACCCGCCGGGGGGCGATACGCGCCGTAAGCCAGGGCGGGAGAAGAGAAGGCGCCCGCGCAATCGTATCCCATATCGACACCTTGGGTGCGCAGGTGACTGCTATCAAGCCCAATGGCCGCCTTGCGCTTGCGCCCATCGGCCACTGGTCCGCCCGTTTCGCTGAAGGGGCGCGGGTCACCATTTACGGGTACGAGAATATCCTTCGCGGCACGATCCTGCCGCTCAAGGCGTCAGGCCACACCCACAACGAAGAAGTGGATACTCAGCCCACAGGATGGGATTTCGTCGAACTGCGGATCGACGCCCGCACGATGAGCGCTGAAGAGACAACGGCGCTCGGCATCGAGGTCGGCGATATCGTCGCGGTCGATCCGCAGCCCGAATTCCTCGACAGCGGCTTCATCAATTCCCGCCATCTCGACGACAAGGCGGGAGTGGCGATCATGCTCGCGGCCATAGAGGCGCTGGAGCGCTCCCATGCCGTCGCCCCAGTCGATGTCCACTGGCTCTTCACCATTGCCGAGGAGGTGGGCGTCGGCGCTTCCTCGGTCATCATGCCGGACATAGCTTCGCTCGTGGCGGTAGACAACGGCACCAGCGCGCCTGGCCAGAACTCCTCCGAGTTCGGAGTGACGATCTGCATGGCCGACCAGTCGGGTCCATTCGATTATCACCTGACGCGGAAATTGGTGGAACTCTGCCGGGATAACGGGATCGACTGCCGGAAGGACGTGTTTCGCCACTACCGCTCCGACTCGGCCTCCGCCCTGGAGGCGGGACACGACATCCGCACTGCCTTGGTCACCTTCGGCATCGACGCTTCGCATGGTTACGAGCGCATCCATCTCGACGCGCTCCGCTCCGTGAGCGAGTTGCTGACGCGGTATGTGACTAGCCGTGTCGAGATCGCCAGCGACGCCGAGGAATTTTCCGACGTTCGGTCTTTCACCCGGCAACCTGCGCCAAACACGCAACCCAAGCCGTAG
- the fdhF gene encoding formate dehydrogenase subunit alpha, which yields MANSIVFTLDGKSVTAADDETIWDVAKREGTRIPHLCHVDMPGYRPDGNCRACMVDIEGERVLAASCIRKPSAGMVVKTDTERAAKSREMVFELLASNMRPAADGPDQQSMFWQWAGSMGISGDRYGSKFSEDDVPPEFDISNPAIAVNLDACITCGACVRACREVQVNDVIGMAERGNHSVPVFDMHDPMGLSTCVTCGECVQACPTGALYEKSLMDKAGKTRVIQEFDKVVDTLCPFCGVGCQTSVAVKDNKIVQVDGRNGYANENRLCVKGRFGFDYAMSPERLTKPLIRRDDAPKAGDLELRGVDPLTVFREATWEEALERAAGGLKRILDTRGGQALAGFGSAKGSNEEAYLFQKLVRQGFGTNNVDHCTRLCHASSVAALMEGVGSGAVSAPFNDALKAECIIVIGARPTTNHPVAATYFKQAAKRGAKLIIIDPRGQDLMRHASHSLRFKPGTDVALLNALIHVIIEEKLYDEQYIQANVSGFEALKAKVKDFSPEAMAEICGIEASVLRDVARTYAKAERSIIFWGMGISQHTHGTDNSRCLIALALITGHVGRPGTGLHPLRGQNNVQGASDAGLIPMYFPDYKSVENIDIRGQYENFWGQTLDPKRGLTVVEIIDAIHNGEIKGMYIMGENPAMSDPDQTHARQALAMLDHLVVQDIFLTETAWYADVVLPASAHAEKLGTFTNTNRQVQIGRPALDMPGEARQDWELIVELARRLGLDWDYRQVSEVYAEMAKVMPSLRHISWDRIEREGSVIYPADGPDKPGNEIIFTTGFPTADGRGRIVPADLLPPDEVPDDEFPLVLTTGRLLEHWHTGAMTRRAGVLDAIEPHGIAAMNPYEIRRRGLRQGDMIAVETRRGTVEAILRADREVADGMVFMPFCFNESPANKLTNPMLDPYGKIPEFKYCAARIAPAATQEAAE from the coding sequence ATGGCAAACAGCATCGTATTCACCCTCGACGGTAAATCGGTCACAGCCGCCGACGACGAGACCATCTGGGACGTTGCCAAGCGCGAAGGCACCCGGATCCCGCATCTGTGCCATGTCGACATGCCCGGCTACCGGCCCGACGGCAATTGCCGCGCCTGCATGGTCGACATCGAGGGCGAACGCGTGCTCGCCGCCTCCTGCATCCGCAAGCCGTCCGCCGGCATGGTGGTCAAGACCGACACCGAACGGGCGGCAAAATCACGCGAAATGGTGTTCGAGCTTCTCGCCAGCAACATGCGGCCGGCCGCCGACGGTCCCGACCAGCAGTCGATGTTCTGGCAGTGGGCCGGTTCGATGGGGATTTCCGGCGACCGTTATGGTTCGAAATTTTCAGAGGACGACGTGCCGCCGGAGTTCGACATCTCCAACCCGGCCATCGCCGTCAATCTCGATGCCTGCATCACCTGCGGCGCCTGTGTGCGCGCCTGCCGCGAGGTCCAGGTCAACGACGTGATCGGCATGGCCGAGCGCGGCAATCACTCGGTTCCGGTCTTCGACATGCACGATCCGATGGGCCTGTCGACCTGCGTGACCTGCGGCGAGTGCGTGCAGGCCTGCCCGACCGGCGCGCTCTACGAAAAATCGCTGATGGACAAGGCCGGCAAGACCCGGGTCATCCAGGAGTTCGACAAGGTCGTCGACACGCTCTGCCCGTTCTGCGGCGTCGGCTGCCAGACCAGCGTCGCCGTCAAGGACAACAAAATCGTCCAGGTCGACGGCCGCAACGGCTATGCCAACGAGAACCGGCTGTGCGTCAAGGGCCGTTTCGGCTTCGACTACGCCATGTCGCCGGAGCGGCTGACCAAGCCGCTGATCCGGCGCGACGACGCGCCGAAAGCGGGCGATCTGGAGCTGCGCGGCGTCGATCCGCTGACGGTGTTCCGCGAAGCGACCTGGGAAGAGGCGCTGGAGCGCGCCGCCGGCGGGCTGAAGCGCATCCTCGACACGCGCGGCGGCCAGGCTCTGGCCGGCTTCGGTTCGGCCAAGGGCTCCAACGAAGAGGCCTATCTGTTCCAGAAGCTGGTGCGCCAGGGCTTTGGCACCAACAATGTCGACCATTGCACGCGCCTCTGCCACGCCTCCTCGGTGGCTGCGCTGATGGAGGGCGTCGGCTCGGGCGCGGTCTCGGCGCCGTTCAACGATGCGCTGAAGGCCGAATGCATCATCGTCATCGGCGCGCGTCCGACCACCAATCATCCGGTCGCGGCGACCTATTTCAAGCAGGCCGCCAAGCGCGGCGCCAAGCTGATCATCATCGACCCGCGCGGCCAGGACCTGATGCGCCACGCTTCGCATTCGCTGCGCTTCAAGCCGGGCACCGACGTCGCCCTGCTGAACGCGCTGATCCATGTCATCATCGAGGAGAAGCTCTACGACGAGCAGTACATCCAGGCCAATGTCTCCGGCTTCGAAGCGCTGAAGGCCAAGGTGAAGGACTTTTCGCCCGAAGCCATGGCCGAAATCTGCGGCATCGAGGCTTCGGTGCTGCGCGATGTCGCCCGCACCTACGCCAAGGCCGAGCGCTCGATCATCTTCTGGGGCATGGGCATTTCCCAGCACACCCACGGCACGGACAATTCGCGCTGCCTGATCGCGCTGGCGCTGATCACCGGCCATGTCGGCCGGCCCGGCACAGGCCTGCATCCGCTGCGCGGCCAGAACAATGTGCAGGGCGCGTCCGACGCCGGCCTCATCCCGATGTATTTTCCCGACTACAAGTCGGTGGAGAACATCGATATCCGCGGCCAGTACGAAAACTTCTGGGGCCAGACGCTCGATCCCAAGCGCGGCCTGACCGTCGTCGAGATCATCGACGCCATCCACAATGGCGAGATCAAGGGCATGTACATCATGGGCGAGAACCCGGCCATGTCCGATCCCGACCAGACCCACGCCCGGCAGGCGCTGGCGATGCTCGACCACCTGGTCGTGCAGGACATTTTTCTGACCGAGACGGCCTGGTATGCCGATGTCGTGCTGCCGGCGTCGGCCCATGCCGAAAAGCTCGGCACCTTCACCAACACCAACCGGCAGGTGCAGATCGGCCGCCCGGCACTCGACATGCCGGGCGAGGCGCGCCAGGACTGGGAACTGATCGTCGAACTCGCCAGGCGTCTCGGCCTCGACTGGGATTATCGCCAAGTCTCCGAGGTCTATGCGGAAATGGCCAAGGTCATGCCGTCGCTCCGGCACATCTCCTGGGACCGCATCGAGCGCGAGGGCTCCGTCATCTATCCGGCCGACGGCCCCGACAAGCCCGGCAACGAGATCATCTTCACGACCGGCTTCCCGACCGCGGACGGCCGCGGCCGCATCGTTCCGGCCGATCTGCTGCCGCCCGACGAGGTGCCCGATGACGAGTTCCCGCTGGTGCTCACCACCGGCCGCCTGCTCGAGCATTGGCACACCGGCGCCATGACCCGCCGGGCGGGCGTGCTGGACGCCATCGAGCCGCACGGCATCGCAGCGATGAACCCGTACGAGATCCGGCGGCGCGGCCTGCGCCAGGGCGACATGATTGCGGTGGAGACGCGGCGCGGGACGGTCGAAGCCATCCTCCGCGCCGACCGCGAAGTCGCCGACGGCATGGTGTTCATGCCGTTCTGCTTCAACGAAAGCCCGGCCAACAAGCTCACCAACCCGATGCTCGATCCCTACGGCAAAATCCCGGAATTCAAATACTGCGCCGCAAGAATCGCCCCCGCGGCAACGCAAGAAGCCGCGGAATAG
- a CDS encoding NADH-ubiquinone oxidoreductase-F iron-sulfur binding region domain-containing protein: MTMQARRPRDRGPKGRALDDVALAEVRELLGGRERRRDLLIEFLHLIQDRYGCLSAAHLRALAEEMRLAQAEVYEVATFYDHFDVVKEGEAKPAPLTIRVCDSISCMLAGAEDLLGELAAAADPQAIRVVRAPCMGRCATAPAARIGDREVDHATSQGLLNMARDGDTRAAAPDYVGLEAYRAAGGYRLLQKVRDGALSVEALIEIMQDAGLRGLGGAGFPAGKKWGFVRAYPGPRLMSINGDEGEPGTFKDRIYLEKDPHRTFEGALIAAHAVEAERIYYYMRDEYPAVLAILRAEIAALERAGIAKPGFIELRRGAGAYICGEESAMLESIEGKRGMPRHRPPYIAEVGLFGRPTLNHNVETLWWIRDIVEKGPEWFAAQGKPGHQGIRSWSVSGRVKQPGVKLAPAGVTVRELIEDYCGGMADGHEFKAYLPGGASGGILPASMGDIELDFGGELAKQGAFVGSHAVVVLSQADNIKDVTLNLMKFFKHESCGKCTPCREGTEKMVRLLKEEGVPGESAMRDLETVMRDSSICGLGQAAPNPVNHLLTHFRDDL, translated from the coding sequence ATGACGATGCAGGCACGGCGGCCACGGGATCGCGGACCGAAGGGGCGGGCGCTGGATGATGTTGCGCTGGCCGAGGTCCGGGAGCTTCTGGGGGGTCGGGAACGGCGCCGCGATCTGCTGATCGAGTTCCTGCATCTGATCCAGGACCGCTACGGCTGCCTGTCGGCCGCGCATTTGCGCGCGCTTGCCGAGGAGATGCGGCTGGCGCAGGCCGAGGTTTACGAGGTGGCGACGTTCTACGATCATTTCGACGTCGTGAAGGAAGGCGAGGCGAAGCCGGCGCCGCTGACCATCCGGGTCTGCGATTCGATAAGCTGCATGCTGGCCGGCGCCGAAGACCTGCTCGGCGAACTTGCCGCTGCGGCCGACCCGCAAGCCATTCGCGTCGTGCGCGCGCCGTGCATGGGCCGCTGCGCCACGGCCCCGGCCGCAAGGATCGGCGACCGTGAGGTCGACCACGCCACCAGCCAAGGGCTGTTGAACATGGCTCGCGACGGCGACACCAGGGCGGCCGCGCCCGATTATGTCGGCCTTGAAGCCTATCGCGCCGCCGGCGGCTACCGGCTTTTGCAAAAAGTGCGTGACGGCGCGCTCAGCGTGGAAGCGCTCATCGAGATCATGCAGGATGCCGGCCTGCGCGGGCTCGGCGGCGCCGGTTTTCCGGCCGGCAAGAAATGGGGTTTTGTCCGCGCCTATCCGGGGCCGCGGCTGATGTCGATCAATGGCGACGAGGGCGAGCCCGGCACATTCAAGGACCGCATCTATCTCGAAAAAGACCCGCATCGCACCTTCGAGGGGGCGCTGATCGCGGCCCATGCGGTCGAGGCCGAGCGCATCTACTACTACATGCGCGACGAATATCCGGCCGTGCTCGCCATTTTGCGCGCCGAGATCGCGGCGCTCGAGAGGGCCGGCATCGCCAAGCCCGGCTTCATCGAACTCAGGCGCGGCGCCGGCGCCTATATTTGCGGCGAGGAAAGCGCGATGCTGGAATCGATCGAGGGCAAGCGCGGCATGCCCCGCCACCGGCCGCCCTACATCGCCGAAGTCGGCCTTTTCGGACGCCCGACGCTCAACCACAATGTCGAGACGCTGTGGTGGATCCGCGACATCGTCGAGAAGGGGCCCGAATGGTTCGCCGCGCAGGGCAAGCCGGGCCATCAGGGAATTCGCTCCTGGTCAGTTTCGGGGCGGGTGAAGCAGCCCGGCGTCAAGCTTGCCCCGGCCGGCGTCACCGTGCGCGAACTGATCGAGGACTATTGCGGCGGCATGGCGGACGGTCATGAGTTCAAGGCCTATCTGCCGGGCGGCGCCTCCGGCGGCATCCTTCCGGCCTCGATGGGCGACATTGAACTCGATTTCGGCGGCGAACTCGCCAAGCAGGGCGCCTTTGTCGGCTCGCATGCGGTGGTCGTGCTGTCGCAGGCCGACAACATCAAGGACGTGACCTTGAATCTGATGAAGTTCTTCAAGCATGAGAGTTGCGGAAAATGCACGCCGTGCCGCGAGGGAACCGAAAAGATGGTGAGGCTCTTGAAGGAAGAGGGCGTGCCGGGCGAGAGCGCGATGCGCGACCTTGAAACGGTGATGCGCGATTCCTCCATCTGCGGTCTCGGCCAGGCGGCGCCCAATCCGGTCAATCACCTTTTGACGCATTTCCGGGATGATCTTTGA